In Vidua chalybeata isolate OUT-0048 chromosome 5, bVidCha1 merged haplotype, whole genome shotgun sequence, one genomic interval encodes:
- the CRELD2 gene encoding protein disulfide isomerase CRELD2, with product MGPGPSPRPGPAPRPSRVVLAVLLCAALLLSLPVSGAGERRRLACSTCRGIVDRFNQGLADTAKKNFGGGNTAWEEKTLSKYESSEIRLVEIIENLCDSSNFECNNMVEEHEELIEKWWFKLKKKYPDLFKWFCIETIEVCCPTGTYGPDCLACHGGSERPCHGNGHCDGDGTRGGDGSCSCKKEYTGQFCLDCSSGYFSSLRNETHSVCTACHAACKTCTGSSNKDCQDCKEGWIKNEDGACVDLDECAASPCKDHQYCLNTDGSFSCKACDASCVGCTGEGSQKCKTCASGYVKEDETCTDVDECNLPEKICTKENQDCVNTSGSYKCVCSEGFEDKDGTCVQTVKPREEVKSETTAPSHTEHVDL from the exons ATGGGGCCCGGCCCCTCTCCGCGCCCGGGCCCCGCGCCACGACCGTCTCGCGTGGTCTTAGCCGTGCTGCTCTGTGCCGCCCTGTTGCTGTCGCTGCCTGTGAGCGGCGCCGGTGAGCGGCGGCGCCTGGCGTGCTCCACCTGCCGGGGCATCGTGGACAGGTTCAACCAG GGTTTAGCAGATACAGCTAAAAAAAACTTTGGTGGTGGGAACACTGCTTGGGAAGAGAAGACGCTGTCAAAGTATGAGTCCAG TGAAATTCGTCTTGTAGAGATCATAGAGAATCTGTGTGACAGTAGTAACTTTGAATGTAACAACATGGTAGAAGAACATGAAGAGCTTATAGAAAAATGGTGGTTCAAATT AAAGAAGAAGTATCCAGATTTGTTTAAGTGGTTTTGCATTGAAACAATAGAAGTTTGCTGCCCCACTGGAACTTATGGACCTGATTGCCttg CTTGTCATGGTGGATCAGAAAGACCTTGCCATGGAAATGGCCACTGTGACGGTGATGGTACCCGAGGTGGAGATGGCTCATGTAGCTGTAAGAAGGAGTACACAGGACAGTTTTGTTTGGACTGTTCTAGTGGCTACTTCAGTTCCTTGAGAAACGAGACACATTCTGTTTGTACAG CCTGTCATGCTGCCTGTAAGACTTGTACTGGTTCAAGTAACAAGGACTGTCAAGACTGTAAAGAAGGCTGGATTAAAAATGAAGATGGAGCTTGTGTGG ATTTAGATGAAtgtgctgcttctccttgcAAAGATCACCAGTATTGTTTGAACACAGATGGATCTTTCTCATGCAAAG cATGTGATGCCAGCTGTGTAGGTTGCACGGGAGAAGGTTCTCAAAAATGTAAGACCTGTGCATCTGGATACGTGAAGGAAGATGAGACATGTACAG ATGTAGATGAATGTAACCTTCCTGAAAAGATCTGCACGAAAGAGAATCAAGACTGTGTTAATACGTCAGGTAGTTACAAGTGTGTATGTTCAGAAGGGTTTGAAGATAAGGATGGAACATGTGTTCAAACTGTAAAACCAA GAGAGGAAGTAAAGAGTGAAACAACTGCGCCTTCACATACTGAACATGTTGACTTATGA